From a region of the Daphnia pulicaria isolate SC F1-1A chromosome 1, SC_F0-13Bv2, whole genome shotgun sequence genome:
- the LOC124316056 gene encoding uncharacterized protein LOC124316056 yields MSNTPEHSSRKDNRVKRRKLFSGEEESQGTAAESHSSNEERAGRWERASTSKSVDALEMKSSVVEEENCFYQNAAQASPTQCPKAGDVTPKHSLRIKTPVKNSVPEMKKGFGDWSIEEQERLLSILKIGFDGDFKKLAAQFPNQTVDSVRYLFTQFEEDREKSAWEIVLNTKIEELRQMKGVDYSANLPLSFQLHSETYPAQSPVGRVDYGAIHANIAALMRGEIIDNLDPVTKMHFIGLWNVHKQRILAGPEVPFPEFKPKEGSALERKLELTERRSEQWSADELAAKETILSEDVSTIEEFYMSHASLNPSDG; encoded by the exons ATGAGTAATACTCCAGAACACAGTTCAAGGAAAGATAACAGAGTGAAACGGAGGAAACTATTTTCTGGTGAAGAAGAAAGTCAAGGAACTGCAGCAGAAAGTCACTCTTCCAATGAAGAAAGGGCAGGGAGATGGGAGCGTGCTTCTACATCCAAAAGTGTTGATGCTCTGGAAATGAAAAGTTCTGttgtcgaagaagaaaattgtttctaCCAG AATGCAGCACAGGCCTCTCCCACACAATGCCCTAAAGCTGGAGACGTGACGCCTAAACATAGTCTGCGTATAAAAACACCG GTTAAGAACTCCGTCCCAGAGATGAAAAAAGGATTCGGAGATTGGAGCATCGAAGAACAAGAAAGACTCCTCTCCATCCTTAAAATCGGTTTTGATGGAGATTTCAAGAAATTGGCGGCCCAATTCCCCAACCAAACTGTTGATAGCGTACGCTATCTATTCACTCAATTTGAGGAAGACCGGGAGAAATCTGCTTGGGAAAttgttttgaacacaaaaattgaagaaCTGCGCCAGATGAAAGGTGTTGACTACTCGGCCAATTTGCCACTGTCCTTTCAACTGCACTCTGAAACATACCCAGCTCAATCTCCAGTCGGAAGGGTCGACTATGGAGCCATTCACGCCAACATAGCAGCATTGATGCGGGGTGAAATAATCGACAATCTTGACCCAGTGACAAAGATGCACTTTATCGGGCTGTGGAATGTGCACAAACAACGTATCCTGGCTGGACCAGAAGTTCCCTTTCCGGAATTCAAACCAAAAGAGGGATCTGCCCTCGAAAGGAAGTTGGAGTTAACGGAACGAAGATCCGAGCAATGGTCTGCTGACGAGTTGGCAGCTAAGGAAACTATTCTTTCGGAAGACGTTTCTACTATCGAAGAGTTTTACATGTCGCATGCATCACTTAACCCTTCTGATGGCTAA
- the LOC124315050 gene encoding lysine-specific demethylase 4C-like isoform X1 — MLFPFGIVRSDHVAYILPRCRLFFLYVPAVRFVKNTSEQISYPAAKMEESSSASQDVFSKTRIQKPSPNSHIKSCLVPGTQFGVSSSSSVTSCAPPCPGTDANPASNTTDDLHRKQFTCITSTNNQSPPPSSSGGGDERRSRKQKSPRKGLDSRDVSTNLTIMWEKQKDWTWTNECEFNVLNSQQEPYCCVCSVLRPWTPQKPLQSPDQPPKWSAVVLPDALFGSDRHEITSSILLRCSSCCICVHAKCCGLAESTVTDKWICRRCERTPTDLQLIKCCLCQKRGGLLKGTTDGRWAHVVCTICFPGVSFVNPDNREPIFISPLGWKDYVFLNCSYCSINQSDYGANSVTWHHGSCLPCVKQCGRAFHPLCGLVNGVRFTISQNGDYFSANCCNTSHTPRSTTSAFRKKAPVHVSVGQQVYAKHPESGEYHLADVTDNTQTVTYYSVDFNDGTNSQDTYPEDIKNYNCKEDGPPIAGAAVEVLWTDGKSYGGHYRGFTKRKLYSLSFRDGTNTVITAERPDFYHPDEDLPKDLRIQLDKQKAAAAQMQRLQHACPAIQP; from the exons TTATCCAGCCGCCAAGATGGAAGAGTCTTCTTCAGCATCTCAGGATGTGTTTAGTAAAACGAGAATACAGAAACCGTCGCCCAACTCTCACATCAAATCCTGCCTCGTTCCTGGCACTCAGTTTGGCGTCAGTTCGTCATCTTCTGTGACGAGTTGTGCGCCGCCGTGTCCCGGCACGGACGCCAATCCGGCCAGCAATACGACGGATGATCTCCATCGAAAACAGTTTACCTGCATCACCTCGACCAACAATCAATCGCCACCTCCATCCAGTTCGGGTGGTGGTGACGAGCGTCGgtcgagaaaacaaaagagtccACGCAAAGGCCTCGATTCCAGAGACGTTTCCACCAACct GACAATCATGTGGGAGAAGCAAAAGGATTGGACCTGGACGAATGAATGTGAATTCAACGTGTTGAACAGCCAGCAGGAGCCGTACTGTTGCGTCTGCAGTGTCCTCAGACCCTGGACGCCACAGAAACCTCTACAATCACCGGACCAACCACCGAAATGGTCTGCCGTTGTGTTGCCGGATGCATTGTTTGGCTCGGATCGGCATGAAATCACCTCGTCGATCCTCTTGCGCTGCTCGTCGTGTTGCATCTGCGTCCACGCTAAGTGTTGCGGACTGGCAGAGTCGACGGTGACCGACAAATGGATCTGCCGGCGCTGCGAACGCACCCCGACTGACCTTCAATTGATCAAATGCTGCCTCTGCCAGAAGCGAGGTGGACTACTCAAAGGGACGACTGACGGCCGCTGGGCTCACGTTGTGTGTACAATTTGCTTCCCGGGTGTTTCCTTCGTTAATCCGGACAATCGCGAGCCCATCTTTATCAGTCCACTGGGCTGGAAGGACTACGTGTTCCTGAATTGCAGCTACTGCTCCATCAACCAGTCCGATTACGGCGCCAACAGTGTCACCTGGCATCACGGCAGCTGCCTTCCTTGTGTCAAACAATGTGGACGGGCGTTCCATCCCCTGTGCGGCCTAGTCAACGGTGTACGGTTCACGATTAGTCAGAATGGCGACTACTTTTCCGCCAACTGCTGCAATACCAGCCACACTCCTCGATCGACCACATCCGCCTTCAGAAAGAAGGCTCCTGTTCATGTGTCTGTCGGCCAGCAAGTCTACGCCAAACATCCCGAATCGGGTGAATATCATCTG GCTGATGTGACGGACAATACTCAGACGGTCACGTACTATTCTGTCGATTTCAACGATGGGACTAACAGCCAAGATACTTATCCGGAAGACATCAAGAATTACAATTGCAAAGAGGACGGGCCTCCCATTGCGGGAGCCGCCGTCGAAGTCTTGTGGACGGACGGCAAGAGCTACGGCGGCCACTATCGAGGCTTCACGAAGCGTAAACTCTACAGTTTATCCTTCCGCGACGGAACCAACACCGTCATCACCGCAGAGAGACCTGATTTTTATCATCCTGACGAGGATCTACCCAAAGATCTTAGAATTCAACTGGACAAGcaaaaggcagcagcagcgcaaatGCAACGACTCCAGCATGCCTGTCCAGCCATTCAACCTTAA
- the LOC124318071 gene encoding DNA topoisomerase 2-like has protein sequence MSTISTLKRLILLFVLVEQLRQRGYDPNPILIWKRKVGLNAEVAKIGKFDYLLAFLKPPYSDLRGSKEELMKNRENCLKRFDVILKKSPVELWCDDLAAFSVAFKKIEDDEQKELASIAESRREEKKSRQDSDSDDAPKPSAKKANLRFN, from the exons ATGTCTACAATTTCAACTTTAAAGAG acttattttgttatttgttttggtGGAGCAGCTGCGCCAGCGAGGCTACGATCCGAATCCAATTCTGATTTGGAAAAGGAAAGTAGGTCTAAATGCGGAAGTGGCCAAGATTGGTAAATTCGATTATTTGCTCGCCTTTTTGAAGCCTCCCTACTCGGATCTACGTGGATCAAAAGAAGAGCTGATGAAGAATCGAGAAAACTGCTTAAAACGATTTGACGTTATCTTGAAAAAGTCACCGGTGGAATTGTGGTGTGACGATCTGGCGGCTTTTTCGGTGGCCTTTAAGAAGATCGAAGATGATGAGCAGAAAGAGCTTGCGTCCATCGCCGAATCTCGTCGCGAAGAGAAGAAATCTCGCCAGGATTCCGACTCGGATGACGCTCCTAAACCATCTGCAAAGAAAGCCAATCTTCGTTTTAActga
- the LOC124315050 gene encoding lysine-specific demethylase 4C-like isoform X3 encodes MSSLFPVRTGCTFCKKHFSYPAAKMEESSSASQDVFSKTRIQKPSPNSHIKSCLVPGTQFGVSSSSSVTSCAPPCPGTDANPASNTTDDLHRKQFTCITSTNNQSPPPSSSGGGDERRSRKQKSPRKGLDSRDVSTNLTIMWEKQKDWTWTNECEFNVLNSQQEPYCCVCSVLRPWTPQKPLQSPDQPPKWSAVVLPDALFGSDRHEITSSILLRCSSCCICVHAKCCGLAESTVTDKWICRRCERTPTDLQLIKCCLCQKRGGLLKGTTDGRWAHVVCTICFPGVSFVNPDNREPIFISPLGWKDYVFLNCSYCSINQSDYGANSVTWHHGSCLPCVKQCGRAFHPLCGLVNGVRFTISQNGDYFSANCCNTSHTPRSTTSAFRKKAPVHVSVGQQVYAKHPESGEYHLADVTDNTQTVTYYSVDFNDGTNSQDTYPEDIKNYNCKEDGPPIAGAAVEVLWTDGKSYGGHYRGFTKRKLYSLSFRDGTNTVITAERPDFYHPDEDLPKDLRIQLDKQKAAAAQMQRLQHACPAIQP; translated from the exons agTTATCCAGCCGCCAAGATGGAAGAGTCTTCTTCAGCATCTCAGGATGTGTTTAGTAAAACGAGAATACAGAAACCGTCGCCCAACTCTCACATCAAATCCTGCCTCGTTCCTGGCACTCAGTTTGGCGTCAGTTCGTCATCTTCTGTGACGAGTTGTGCGCCGCCGTGTCCCGGCACGGACGCCAATCCGGCCAGCAATACGACGGATGATCTCCATCGAAAACAGTTTACCTGCATCACCTCGACCAACAATCAATCGCCACCTCCATCCAGTTCGGGTGGTGGTGACGAGCGTCGgtcgagaaaacaaaagagtccACGCAAAGGCCTCGATTCCAGAGACGTTTCCACCAACct GACAATCATGTGGGAGAAGCAAAAGGATTGGACCTGGACGAATGAATGTGAATTCAACGTGTTGAACAGCCAGCAGGAGCCGTACTGTTGCGTCTGCAGTGTCCTCAGACCCTGGACGCCACAGAAACCTCTACAATCACCGGACCAACCACCGAAATGGTCTGCCGTTGTGTTGCCGGATGCATTGTTTGGCTCGGATCGGCATGAAATCACCTCGTCGATCCTCTTGCGCTGCTCGTCGTGTTGCATCTGCGTCCACGCTAAGTGTTGCGGACTGGCAGAGTCGACGGTGACCGACAAATGGATCTGCCGGCGCTGCGAACGCACCCCGACTGACCTTCAATTGATCAAATGCTGCCTCTGCCAGAAGCGAGGTGGACTACTCAAAGGGACGACTGACGGCCGCTGGGCTCACGTTGTGTGTACAATTTGCTTCCCGGGTGTTTCCTTCGTTAATCCGGACAATCGCGAGCCCATCTTTATCAGTCCACTGGGCTGGAAGGACTACGTGTTCCTGAATTGCAGCTACTGCTCCATCAACCAGTCCGATTACGGCGCCAACAGTGTCACCTGGCATCACGGCAGCTGCCTTCCTTGTGTCAAACAATGTGGACGGGCGTTCCATCCCCTGTGCGGCCTAGTCAACGGTGTACGGTTCACGATTAGTCAGAATGGCGACTACTTTTCCGCCAACTGCTGCAATACCAGCCACACTCCTCGATCGACCACATCCGCCTTCAGAAAGAAGGCTCCTGTTCATGTGTCTGTCGGCCAGCAAGTCTACGCCAAACATCCCGAATCGGGTGAATATCATCTG GCTGATGTGACGGACAATACTCAGACGGTCACGTACTATTCTGTCGATTTCAACGATGGGACTAACAGCCAAGATACTTATCCGGAAGACATCAAGAATTACAATTGCAAAGAGGACGGGCCTCCCATTGCGGGAGCCGCCGTCGAAGTCTTGTGGACGGACGGCAAGAGCTACGGCGGCCACTATCGAGGCTTCACGAAGCGTAAACTCTACAGTTTATCCTTCCGCGACGGAACCAACACCGTCATCACCGCAGAGAGACCTGATTTTTATCATCCTGACGAGGATCTACCCAAAGATCTTAGAATTCAACTGGACAAGcaaaaggcagcagcagcgcaaatGCAACGACTCCAGCATGCCTGTCCAGCCATTCAACCTTAA
- the LOC124315050 gene encoding lysine-specific demethylase 4C-like isoform X4, producing MEESSSASQDVFSKTRIQKPSPNSHIKSCLVPGTQFGVSSSSSVTSCAPPCPGTDANPASNTTDDLHRKQFTCITSTNNQSPPPSSSGGGDERRSRKQKSPRKGLDSRDVSTNLTIMWEKQKDWTWTNECEFNVLNSQQEPYCCVCSVLRPWTPQKPLQSPDQPPKWSAVVLPDALFGSDRHEITSSILLRCSSCCICVHAKCCGLAESTVTDKWICRRCERTPTDLQLIKCCLCQKRGGLLKGTTDGRWAHVVCTICFPGVSFVNPDNREPIFISPLGWKDYVFLNCSYCSINQSDYGANSVTWHHGSCLPCVKQCGRAFHPLCGLVNGVRFTISQNGDYFSANCCNTSHTPRSTTSAFRKKAPVHVSVGQQVYAKHPESGEYHLADVTDNTQTVTYYSVDFNDGTNSQDTYPEDIKNYNCKEDGPPIAGAAVEVLWTDGKSYGGHYRGFTKRKLYSLSFRDGTNTVITAERPDFYHPDEDLPKDLRIQLDKQKAAAAQMQRLQHACPAIQP from the exons ATGGAAGAGTCTTCTTCAGCATCTCAGGATGTGTTTAGTAAAACGAGAATACAGAAACCGTCGCCCAACTCTCACATCAAATCCTGCCTCGTTCCTGGCACTCAGTTTGGCGTCAGTTCGTCATCTTCTGTGACGAGTTGTGCGCCGCCGTGTCCCGGCACGGACGCCAATCCGGCCAGCAATACGACGGATGATCTCCATCGAAAACAGTTTACCTGCATCACCTCGACCAACAATCAATCGCCACCTCCATCCAGTTCGGGTGGTGGTGACGAGCGTCGgtcgagaaaacaaaagagtccACGCAAAGGCCTCGATTCCAGAGACGTTTCCACCAACct GACAATCATGTGGGAGAAGCAAAAGGATTGGACCTGGACGAATGAATGTGAATTCAACGTGTTGAACAGCCAGCAGGAGCCGTACTGTTGCGTCTGCAGTGTCCTCAGACCCTGGACGCCACAGAAACCTCTACAATCACCGGACCAACCACCGAAATGGTCTGCCGTTGTGTTGCCGGATGCATTGTTTGGCTCGGATCGGCATGAAATCACCTCGTCGATCCTCTTGCGCTGCTCGTCGTGTTGCATCTGCGTCCACGCTAAGTGTTGCGGACTGGCAGAGTCGACGGTGACCGACAAATGGATCTGCCGGCGCTGCGAACGCACCCCGACTGACCTTCAATTGATCAAATGCTGCCTCTGCCAGAAGCGAGGTGGACTACTCAAAGGGACGACTGACGGCCGCTGGGCTCACGTTGTGTGTACAATTTGCTTCCCGGGTGTTTCCTTCGTTAATCCGGACAATCGCGAGCCCATCTTTATCAGTCCACTGGGCTGGAAGGACTACGTGTTCCTGAATTGCAGCTACTGCTCCATCAACCAGTCCGATTACGGCGCCAACAGTGTCACCTGGCATCACGGCAGCTGCCTTCCTTGTGTCAAACAATGTGGACGGGCGTTCCATCCCCTGTGCGGCCTAGTCAACGGTGTACGGTTCACGATTAGTCAGAATGGCGACTACTTTTCCGCCAACTGCTGCAATACCAGCCACACTCCTCGATCGACCACATCCGCCTTCAGAAAGAAGGCTCCTGTTCATGTGTCTGTCGGCCAGCAAGTCTACGCCAAACATCCCGAATCGGGTGAATATCATCTG GCTGATGTGACGGACAATACTCAGACGGTCACGTACTATTCTGTCGATTTCAACGATGGGACTAACAGCCAAGATACTTATCCGGAAGACATCAAGAATTACAATTGCAAAGAGGACGGGCCTCCCATTGCGGGAGCCGCCGTCGAAGTCTTGTGGACGGACGGCAAGAGCTACGGCGGCCACTATCGAGGCTTCACGAAGCGTAAACTCTACAGTTTATCCTTCCGCGACGGAACCAACACCGTCATCACCGCAGAGAGACCTGATTTTTATCATCCTGACGAGGATCTACCCAAAGATCTTAGAATTCAACTGGACAAGcaaaaggcagcagcagcgcaaatGCAACGACTCCAGCATGCCTGTCCAGCCATTCAACCTTAA
- the LOC124315050 gene encoding lysine-specific demethylase 4C-like isoform X2 gives MKADHVAYILPRCRLFFLYVPAVRFVKNTSEQISYPAAKMEESSSASQDVFSKTRIQKPSPNSHIKSCLVPGTQFGVSSSSSVTSCAPPCPGTDANPASNTTDDLHRKQFTCITSTNNQSPPPSSSGGGDERRSRKQKSPRKGLDSRDVSTNLTIMWEKQKDWTWTNECEFNVLNSQQEPYCCVCSVLRPWTPQKPLQSPDQPPKWSAVVLPDALFGSDRHEITSSILLRCSSCCICVHAKCCGLAESTVTDKWICRRCERTPTDLQLIKCCLCQKRGGLLKGTTDGRWAHVVCTICFPGVSFVNPDNREPIFISPLGWKDYVFLNCSYCSINQSDYGANSVTWHHGSCLPCVKQCGRAFHPLCGLVNGVRFTISQNGDYFSANCCNTSHTPRSTTSAFRKKAPVHVSVGQQVYAKHPESGEYHLADVTDNTQTVTYYSVDFNDGTNSQDTYPEDIKNYNCKEDGPPIAGAAVEVLWTDGKSYGGHYRGFTKRKLYSLSFRDGTNTVITAERPDFYHPDEDLPKDLRIQLDKQKAAAAQMQRLQHACPAIQP, from the exons TTATCCAGCCGCCAAGATGGAAGAGTCTTCTTCAGCATCTCAGGATGTGTTTAGTAAAACGAGAATACAGAAACCGTCGCCCAACTCTCACATCAAATCCTGCCTCGTTCCTGGCACTCAGTTTGGCGTCAGTTCGTCATCTTCTGTGACGAGTTGTGCGCCGCCGTGTCCCGGCACGGACGCCAATCCGGCCAGCAATACGACGGATGATCTCCATCGAAAACAGTTTACCTGCATCACCTCGACCAACAATCAATCGCCACCTCCATCCAGTTCGGGTGGTGGTGACGAGCGTCGgtcgagaaaacaaaagagtccACGCAAAGGCCTCGATTCCAGAGACGTTTCCACCAACct GACAATCATGTGGGAGAAGCAAAAGGATTGGACCTGGACGAATGAATGTGAATTCAACGTGTTGAACAGCCAGCAGGAGCCGTACTGTTGCGTCTGCAGTGTCCTCAGACCCTGGACGCCACAGAAACCTCTACAATCACCGGACCAACCACCGAAATGGTCTGCCGTTGTGTTGCCGGATGCATTGTTTGGCTCGGATCGGCATGAAATCACCTCGTCGATCCTCTTGCGCTGCTCGTCGTGTTGCATCTGCGTCCACGCTAAGTGTTGCGGACTGGCAGAGTCGACGGTGACCGACAAATGGATCTGCCGGCGCTGCGAACGCACCCCGACTGACCTTCAATTGATCAAATGCTGCCTCTGCCAGAAGCGAGGTGGACTACTCAAAGGGACGACTGACGGCCGCTGGGCTCACGTTGTGTGTACAATTTGCTTCCCGGGTGTTTCCTTCGTTAATCCGGACAATCGCGAGCCCATCTTTATCAGTCCACTGGGCTGGAAGGACTACGTGTTCCTGAATTGCAGCTACTGCTCCATCAACCAGTCCGATTACGGCGCCAACAGTGTCACCTGGCATCACGGCAGCTGCCTTCCTTGTGTCAAACAATGTGGACGGGCGTTCCATCCCCTGTGCGGCCTAGTCAACGGTGTACGGTTCACGATTAGTCAGAATGGCGACTACTTTTCCGCCAACTGCTGCAATACCAGCCACACTCCTCGATCGACCACATCCGCCTTCAGAAAGAAGGCTCCTGTTCATGTGTCTGTCGGCCAGCAAGTCTACGCCAAACATCCCGAATCGGGTGAATATCATCTG GCTGATGTGACGGACAATACTCAGACGGTCACGTACTATTCTGTCGATTTCAACGATGGGACTAACAGCCAAGATACTTATCCGGAAGACATCAAGAATTACAATTGCAAAGAGGACGGGCCTCCCATTGCGGGAGCCGCCGTCGAAGTCTTGTGGACGGACGGCAAGAGCTACGGCGGCCACTATCGAGGCTTCACGAAGCGTAAACTCTACAGTTTATCCTTCCGCGACGGAACCAACACCGTCATCACCGCAGAGAGACCTGATTTTTATCATCCTGACGAGGATCTACCCAAAGATCTTAGAATTCAACTGGACAAGcaaaaggcagcagcagcgcaaatGCAACGACTCCAGCATGCCTGTCCAGCCATTCAACCTTAA